From a region of the Gossypium raimondii isolate GPD5lz chromosome 10, ASM2569854v1, whole genome shotgun sequence genome:
- the LOC105777394 gene encoding uncharacterized protein LOC105777394: MLGVLCARPPKPWILNSLSLIAHGGSAAHHHENRLLHWPSHFADLSAANRRCRHHSTACRLGGGSEGGAASIWHAILPCGGDRGVKNRGDVWKNVERKGEGSWNVSWDARPARWLRSDSAWLLFGVCACLAPMPMDEFDDVNLDADNKTDASLNSDENSSNHLSSVAAADNYKVTGILADGRCLFRAIAHGACLRSGEEAPDENRQRELADELRAQVVNELLKRREETEWFIEGDFDAYVKEIQQPYVWGGEPELLMASHVLKTRISVYMIHRSSGNLINIAKYGEEYQKEKENPINVLFHGYGHYDILESLPELISTK, from the exons ATGCTTGGTGTATTGTGCGCACGACCTCCCAAGCCTTGGATCCTCAACTCCCTATCTCTGATCGCCCACGGTGGTTCAGCGGCTCACCATCACGAAAATCGTTTATTGCACTGGCCATCACATTTCGCCGATTTATCTGCCGCTAATCGGCGCTGCCGGCACCATTCAACGGCTTGTCGGCTTGGTGGCGGCTCAGAGGGTGGTGCAGCTTCTATATGGCATGCGATTTTGCCATGCGGAGGAGACAGAGGAGTGAAGAATAGAGGAGATGTGTGGAAGAATGTGGAGAGGAAAGGGGAAGGTTCCTGGAATGTGTCGTGGGATGCCAGACCGGCTCGGTGGCTTCGATCGGATTCTGCTTGGCTTCTGTTTGGGGTCTGCGCTTGTCTTGCGCCGATGCCGATGGATGAATTTGATGACGTTAACCTCGATGCTGATAATAAAACCGATGCTTCTTTAAATTCAGATGAAAATAGTAGTAATCATTTGTCTTCAGTTGCTGCCGCTGATAATTACAAGGTTACAG GGATTTTAGCGGATGGACGATGTCTGTTCAGAGCAATAGCTCATGGAGCTTGTTTGAGGTCTGGAGAAGAAGCTCCTGATGAAAACCGTCAAAGAGAACTTGCTGATGAATTGAGAGCTCAG GTTGTGAATGAGCTTTTGAAGAGGCGTGAAGAAACAGAATG GTTTATTGAGGGAGATTTTGATGCTTATGTAAAGGAAATTCAGCAACCTTATGTTTGGGGTGGGGAACCTGAATTATTGATGGCTTCTCATGTTTTGAA GACTCGAATTTCTGTCTACATGATTCATAGAAGCTCtggtaatttaataaacatagcAAAGTACGGTGAAGAATACCAGAAGGAGAAGGAGAATCCTATTAATGTGCTTTTTCAtgggtatggtcactatgacaTACTGGAGTCATTGCCGGAACTAATTTCCACCAAATAA